A single Dunckerocampus dactyliophorus isolate RoL2022-P2 chromosome 2, RoL_Ddac_1.1, whole genome shotgun sequence DNA region contains:
- the mfsd14a2 gene encoding MFSD14 family MFS transporter, whose protein sequence is MTGEKKKKKRLNRSILLAKKIIIKDGGSPQGIGEPSVYHAVVVIFLEFFAWGLLTTPMLTVLHQTFPHHTFLMNGLIHGVKGLLSFLSAPLIGALSDVWGRKSFLLLTVFFTCAPIPLMKISPWWYFAVISMSGVFAVTFSVIFAYVADITQEHERSTAYGLVSATFAASLVTSPAIGAYLSEAYGDTLVVILATAIALLDICFILVAVPESLPEKMRPASWGAPISWEQADPFASLRKVGQDSTVLLICITVFLSYLPEAGQYSSFFLYLRQVIGFSSATVAAFIAVVGILSILAQTVVLGVLMRSIGNKNTILLGLGFQILQLAWYGFGSQPWMMWAAGAVAAMSSITFPAISAIVSRNADPDQQGVVQGMITGIRGLCNGLGPALYGFVFYLFHVELTDTDGSGKGAKSNMANPTDESAIIPGPPFLFGACSVLLSLLVALFIPEHTGPGVRPGAYKKHSNGAQSHSHSPQGSGAEGKQPLLEDSSV, encoded by the exons ATGACGggggagaaaaagaagaagaagcggctaaacCGCAGCATTCTTCTGGCCaagaaaattataataaaagatGGAGGAAGT cCTCAGGGAATTGGTGAGCCCAGTGTTTACCACGCCGTGGTCGTCATCTTCCTGGAGTTTTTCGCATGGGGTCTGCTCACCACCCCCATGCTCACA GTATTGCACCAGACGTTCCCCCATCATACATTCCTGATGAATGGCCTAATCCATGGTGTCAAG GGTCTCCTGTCATTTCTCAGCGCCCCCCTCATCGGAGCCTTGTCAGACGTATGGGGGCGCAAGTCTTTCCTGTTGCTCACAGTCTTCTTCACATGTGCGCCCATTCCGCTGATGAAGATCAGCCCGTG GTGGTACTTTGCCGTCATCTCCATGTCGGGCGTGTTCGCCGTCACCTTCTCCGTCATTTTTGCGTACGTGGCCGACATCACGCAGGAGCACGAGAGGAGCACGGCGTACGGCTTG GTGTCGGCGACCTTCGCCGCCAGTCTGGTCACCAGCCCGGCCATCGGGGCCTACCTGTCGGAGGCCTACGGCGACACCTTGGTGGTGATCCTGGCCACCGCCATCGCGCTGCTGGACATCTGCTTCATCCTGGTGGCCGTGCCCGAGTCCCTGCCGGAAAAGATGAGGCCGGCGTCGTGGGGAGCGCCCATCTCCTGGGAACAGGCCGATCCCTTTGCC TCTCTGCGCAAAGTGGGCCAGGACTCCACAGTGCTGCTCATCTGTATCACAGTCTTTCTCTCCTACCTGCCCGAGGCGGGCCAGTACTCCAGCTTCTTCCTGTATCTCAGACAG GTCATCGGCTTCTCATCAGCGACGGTGGCCGCCTTTATCGCCGTGGTGGGAATCCTCTCCATATTAGCTCAG ACTGTGGTTCTAGGGGTCCTGATGCGTTCCATCGGGAACAAGAACACCATCCTACTAGGCCTGGGCTTCCAGATCCTCCAGCTGGCCTGGTACGGCTTCGGCTCGCAGCCTTG GATGATGTGGGCTGCTGGAGCCGTGGCGGCCATGTCCAGCATCACATTCCCGGCCATCAGCGCCATCGTGTCCCGCAACGCCGATCCCGACCAACAAG GTGTGGTCCAGGGCATGATCACAGGCATCCGAGGTCTCTGTAACGGCTTGGGCCCGGCGCTCTATGGCTTTGTCTTCTACCTTTTCCATGTGGAGCTGACTGACACGGACGGCTCGGGGAAAGGTGCCAAATCCAACATGGCCAACCCGACAGACGAG AGCGCCATCATCCCTGGCCCCCCCTTCCTGTTCGGCGCCTGCTCGGTGCTGCTCTCCCTGCTGGTGGCGCTCTTCATCCCCGAGCACACGGGGCCCGGCGTGCGGCCCGGCGCCTACAAGAAGCACAGCAACGGGGCACAGAGCCACTCCCACAGCCCGCAAGGCAGCGGCGCCGAGGGCAAGCAGCCACTGCTGGAGGACAGCAGCGTATAA